The Parabacteroides sp. FAFU027 genome includes a window with the following:
- a CDS encoding glycoside hydrolase family 3 N-terminal domain-containing protein codes for MIKRIAVSLLTFLFIGLNTHAVTPGLLAKAMKDGKLQQWVDSVFSSMTFEEKIGQLFMITADVTQSKAYQERLASLVKNQKIGGVLFSKATVETQAKLTNYLQSQARIPLLISLDGEWGLSMRIEGTTRFPKNIALGAGGDLHSIYEYGRLVGQQCKAMGIHINFAPVLDINNNPNNPVINIRSFGENRQKVTNAALAYARGLESVGVISVGKHFPGHGDTSVDSHLGLPTLHLSLSRLDSLELYPFKKYIQKGYAGMMVGHLYLPAIDQDTVPASLSHNVVTDLLKDELDFDGLVFSDALVMKAIVQKGESPCVKALLAGIDVLLSPSNPVEEFNAVKKAVENGTIKQSIIEEKCKKILAYKYVAGLNEYKPIDLYRLTPRLNSREADLVNRKLTKKSLTLLSNKKHIIPLQNLDQNRIAVVALGEENTTFQNMSKNYAETTLFSITDDTKQEKLAQIIENLKQFDIIIVGVYTDRSDYPARLKQITNTLGRNNQMILTFFTSPYKLEQYEESVAKARGVLLAYENTVLAGSYSMQLLFGGVEAEGVLPVTADSLYAYGAGQKTEKCRLSYDLPETVGMNSQKLNLIDTVVYDAIRNQATPGCQVLVAKDGVVVFNKSYGYFDYANTHEVTSSDLYDLASVTKAAATVPAMMLLYDQDKYVLRDKLGKFIPALKGSDKANITVRDALFHQSGLPAYLPFSHMLFEPKSYKGELISKQKTTRYPIQVDDDAFAPENLKFKTELVTETPGPNYTVQVADHFYLNPVFHAEMMQRLLKTKLGSKEKYVYSDLNFMLLRMMVENVSGQKLDTFLTKNLYSKLGASSLGYLPLTRFDKLRIAPTENDQFFRHQLIVGYPHDETAALAGGVEGNAGLFSNANDLAKLCQMWLNEGSYGGEQLISGETCRMFTQMKSSDSRRGLGFDRPNPVKPSNGPTGDSAPLSTYGHTGFTGTCFWVDPENKLIYIFLSNRVYPHSWNKKLSQMDTRTLIQEAIYKAMVK; via the coding sequence ATGATAAAAAGAATTGCCGTTTCTCTACTAACGTTCCTATTTATTGGTTTAAACACCCATGCGGTTACTCCCGGATTATTGGCCAAAGCCATGAAAGACGGAAAATTGCAGCAATGGGTTGATTCCGTATTTTCATCAATGACGTTCGAAGAAAAAATCGGACAGCTGTTTATGATTACGGCTGATGTAACCCAATCCAAAGCTTATCAGGAAAGACTTGCCAGTCTGGTGAAGAATCAGAAGATTGGTGGCGTTCTTTTTTCCAAAGCTACCGTTGAGACGCAGGCAAAACTGACTAATTATCTTCAGTCGCAGGCCCGGATTCCGCTTTTAATCTCTCTGGATGGGGAATGGGGGCTTTCCATGCGTATCGAAGGAACTACCCGTTTCCCGAAGAATATTGCCCTTGGGGCAGGAGGTGACCTGCACTCTATTTATGAATACGGACGACTGGTAGGACAACAATGCAAGGCGATGGGCATTCATATCAACTTTGCGCCGGTGCTTGACATCAATAACAATCCCAATAACCCGGTAATTAATATCCGTTCATTTGGAGAAAACCGTCAGAAAGTGACTAATGCAGCATTGGCTTATGCCCGTGGGTTGGAGAGCGTTGGTGTTATTTCGGTTGGAAAGCATTTTCCCGGTCATGGGGATACATCTGTTGATTCTCACTTAGGATTGCCGACGCTACATTTGAGCCTTTCACGTCTTGATTCATTGGAACTTTATCCTTTTAAAAAGTATATCCAAAAAGGTTATGCCGGAATGATGGTCGGTCATTTGTATTTGCCTGCGATTGATCAAGACACTGTGCCCGCATCTTTGTCTCACAATGTGGTGACTGATTTACTAAAAGATGAATTGGATTTTGATGGTTTGGTTTTTTCCGATGCTTTGGTGATGAAAGCTATTGTGCAAAAAGGAGAAAGCCCATGTGTAAAAGCTTTACTTGCTGGGATTGATGTGCTCTTGAGTCCGTCCAATCCGGTTGAAGAATTTAATGCAGTAAAGAAAGCCGTGGAAAATGGAACTATCAAACAATCCATTATTGAGGAGAAATGCAAGAAAATTCTCGCTTATAAATATGTCGCCGGACTGAATGAATACAAACCGATTGACCTGTACCGGCTAACTCCAAGGCTGAATAGTCGTGAGGCGGATTTGGTAAACCGCAAACTGACGAAAAAGTCACTAACGTTATTGTCGAATAAAAAGCACATTATTCCGCTTCAGAATCTGGACCAAAATCGTATTGCGGTTGTGGCTTTAGGTGAAGAGAACACGACATTCCAGAATATGTCAAAGAATTATGCAGAGACTACTTTGTTTTCTATAACTGATGATACGAAACAGGAAAAGCTGGCGCAAATCATTGAAAATCTTAAACAGTTCGACATCATAATAGTTGGAGTTTATACAGACCGCTCCGATTATCCGGCCCGCCTTAAGCAAATCACCAACACTCTGGGACGGAATAATCAGATGATATTGACCTTCTTTACTTCTCCGTATAAACTGGAGCAATATGAAGAGTCGGTGGCGAAGGCGCGTGGAGTTTTGCTCGCTTATGAAAACACTGTTTTGGCAGGAAGTTACTCCATGCAGTTATTATTTGGTGGAGTAGAAGCAGAAGGAGTTTTGCCGGTAACTGCTGATAGCCTCTATGCTTATGGGGCTGGTCAAAAGACTGAAAAATGCCGTTTATCTTATGACCTGCCTGAAACAGTCGGTATGAATTCGCAGAAGCTTAACCTGATTGATACAGTAGTCTATGATGCGATTCGCAACCAGGCTACTCCCGGTTGCCAGGTTCTGGTTGCTAAAGATGGCGTAGTCGTATTCAATAAATCTTACGGCTATTTTGATTATGCCAATACCCATGAAGTAACGAGTTCTGACCTTTACGATTTGGCTTCAGTTACCAAAGCCGCTGCTACTGTTCCGGCAATGATGTTGCTTTATGACCAGGATAAATATGTATTGCGTGATAAATTGGGTAAATTTATTCCTGCTCTTAAAGGTTCGGATAAAGCAAACATAACTGTCCGGGATGCTCTTTTCCACCAATCAGGATTACCGGCTTATTTACCGTTCAGCCATATGCTGTTTGAACCGAAAAGCTATAAAGGCGAATTGATAAGCAAGCAAAAAACTACCCGCTATCCGATTCAGGTGGATGACGATGCTTTTGCTCCTGAGAATCTGAAATTCAAGACCGAACTTGTAACTGAAACACCGGGACCAAACTATACCGTACAGGTAGCAGACCATTTTTACCTTAATCCAGTGTTTCATGCAGAGATGATGCAGCGATTGTTGAAAACGAAACTAGGTTCCAAAGAAAAATATGTATATAGCGACTTGAACTTCATGCTGCTACGGATGATGGTTGAGAATGTTTCAGGGCAAAAGCTGGATACCTTCTTAACTAAGAATCTGTATTCAAAATTGGGCGCTTCATCATTAGGTTACTTGCCACTGACACGTTTTGATAAACTTAGAATTGCACCGACGGAGAATGACCAGTTTTTCCGTCACCAGTTAATCGTCGGTTATCCTCATGATGAAACTGCAGCTTTGGCCGGTGGAGTAGAGGGGAATGCCGGATTATTTTCAAATGCCAATGATTTGGCTAAACTTTGCCAGATGTGGTTGAATGAAGGTAGTTATGGTGGAGAACAACTTATCTCGGGTGAAACCTGCCGTATGTTTACCCAAATGAAAAGTTCAGATAGTCGTCGTGGTCTGGGCTTTGATAGGCCCAATCCGGTTAAACCGAGTAATGGCCCAACAGGTGATTCGGCGCCGCTTTCTACATATGGTCATACCGGATTTACCGGCACCTGTTTTTGGGTGGATCCGGAGAATAAACTGATTTATATTTTTCTTTCCAATCGGGTTTATCCGCATAGCTGGAATAAGAAGCTCAGTCAAATGGATACCCGGACGCTAATTCAGGAAGCCATTTATAAGGCGATGGTAAAATAA
- a CDS encoding metallophosphoesterase family protein: MVRIGLLSDTHMWWDDKYEYYFRECDEIWHAGDIGSVEVADRLAAIKPLRAVYGNIDGQQIRRMFPKDQRFTLEGADVWITHIGGYPGKYAPEVKPEIFQNPPKLFVCGHSHILKVKFDPKLNLLHINPGAAGKYGFHVQRTLVRFTIDNGEFKDLEVIELGRQG, from the coding sequence ATGGTAAGGATAGGTTTGCTTTCTGATACCCACATGTGGTGGGATGATAAATACGAATACTATTTCAGGGAATGTGATGAAATCTGGCACGCAGGAGATATTGGCTCGGTAGAAGTGGCTGATCGGTTGGCTGCAATCAAGCCTTTGCGTGCGGTATATGGAAATATCGACGGGCAACAGATTCGCCGCATGTTTCCCAAAGACCAGCGATTCACGCTCGAAGGCGCTGATGTCTGGATTACCCACATCGGTGGTTATCCGGGTAAATATGCGCCCGAGGTTAAGCCGGAGATTTTCCAGAATCCACCGAAGCTTTTCGTCTGCGGTCATTCCCATATATTGAAGGTAAAGTTTGACCCGAAGCTGAATCTTCTCCATATCAACCCGGGCGCTGCGGGGAAATATGGTTTTCACGTACAGCGCACACTGGTCAGGTTTACCATTGATAATGGTGAATTTAAGGACCTTGAAGTTATAGAGCTTGGCCGGCAAGGATAG
- the kdsA gene encoding 3-deoxy-8-phosphooctulonate synthase, with the protein MYPSLNLKHKESNNFVLLAGPCVIEGETMAMEIAERIVTITDKLNIPYVFKGSYRKANRSRNDSFTGIGDEKALKVLRKVSETFGIPVVSDIHSADEAKMAAEYVDVLQIPAFLCRQTDLLIAAAETGRCVNIKKGQFLSPAAMEFAAQKIVDAGNPNVMLTDRGTTFGYYDLIVDYRGIPEMQSFGYPVVLDVTHSLQQPNSASGVTGGKPQLIETIARAGVAVGVDGLFMETHPDPKNAKSDGANMLQLDLLEGVLTRLTAIRQTINKF; encoded by the coding sequence ATGTATCCATCATTAAATCTCAAACACAAAGAATCCAATAATTTTGTCCTGCTTGCCGGACCGTGTGTAATCGAAGGCGAAACCATGGCAATGGAAATTGCCGAACGCATCGTTACAATAACCGATAAGCTGAATATCCCCTATGTTTTCAAAGGCTCTTACCGCAAGGCGAACCGTTCACGTAATGATTCATTTACCGGAATCGGCGATGAAAAAGCGTTGAAGGTATTGCGCAAAGTGAGCGAAACCTTTGGCATTCCGGTAGTATCGGATATTCATTCGGCTGATGAAGCGAAGATGGCAGCTGAATACGTTGATGTACTTCAGATTCCCGCTTTCCTTTGCCGTCAGACGGACCTGCTGATTGCTGCTGCCGAGACGGGACGCTGTGTCAATATCAAGAAAGGCCAGTTTCTTTCACCGGCTGCAATGGAGTTTGCCGCACAGAAAATAGTGGATGCAGGCAATCCTAATGTGATGCTGACTGACCGTGGAACGACATTCGGATATTACGACCTGATTGTGGACTACCGTGGTATTCCTGAGATGCAAAGCTTTGGCTATCCGGTGGTACTGGATGTTACCCACTCGTTGCAACAACCCAACTCGGCCAGTGGCGTGACCGGTGGTAAACCACAACTTATCGAAACCATTGCCCGTGCAGGTGTTGCCGTTGGAGTGGATGGCCTTTTTATGGAAACACATCCCGACCCTAAAAACGCCAAATCGGATGGAGCTAACATGCTTCAGTTGGATTTGCTAGAAGGAGTATTGACCCGCCTGACAGCCATCCGTCAAACCATCAACAAATTCTGA
- a CDS encoding endonuclease domain-containing protein, translating to MRRKIIPYNPNLKVLAKQLRENMTLSEVLLWDELKQKKMLGMDFDRQRPMLNYIVDFYCKDLMLAIEVDGDSHDFKFEQDKLRQSELEKEGVTFLRFDDIEVKHNMNNVLRTIESWIQNTKQEPTPNPSEEGNSEYHLL from the coding sequence ATGAGAAGAAAAATCATTCCATACAATCCTAACTTGAAAGTACTGGCAAAACAGCTTCGGGAGAATATGACTCTTTCGGAGGTGTTATTGTGGGATGAGCTGAAGCAGAAGAAAATGCTGGGAATGGATTTTGACAGACAACGTCCAATGCTCAATTATATAGTTGATTTTTATTGCAAAGACTTAATGTTAGCCATTGAAGTTGATGGAGATAGTCACGACTTTAAATTTGAACAAGATAAACTACGACAATCTGAACTTGAAAAAGAAGGGGTTACGTTTCTTCGCTTTGACGATATTGAGGTCAAGCATAACATGAATAATGTTCTGAGGACTATTGAATCGTGGATTCAAAACACAAAACAAGAACCCACCCCTAACCCCTCCGAGGAGGGGAATTCTGAATACCATTTGCTTTAG
- the miaA gene encoding tRNA (adenosine(37)-N6)-dimethylallyltransferase MiaA, giving the protein MEKYELITILGPTASGKTPFAAALAYDLDTEIISADSRQVYRGMDLGTGKDLEDYTVNGKPIPYHLIDICDAGEKYNVFEFQHDFAEAFSQIKEKGKLPILCGGTGMYIESVLKGYKLLAVPENTELRERLSGHSLEQLTEMLKQYKDLHNTTDVDTVKRAIRAIEIEEYYLNQAPDVNEFAPINSLIIGVDIEREARREKISRRLKSRLDAGMVDEVKRLLDSGISAEDLIYYGLEYKYLTLYATGQISFDEMFSQLEIAIHQFAKRQMTWFRGMERRGFSIHWLDAFMPMEEKIERVKGLLGRD; this is encoded by the coding sequence ATGGAAAAATACGAACTCATCACCATATTAGGCCCGACCGCCTCGGGTAAAACGCCATTCGCTGCTGCGCTGGCTTATGATCTTGATACGGAAATCATCAGCGCCGATTCGCGTCAGGTCTATCGTGGAATGGACCTGGGCACGGGAAAAGACCTGGAGGATTACACTGTAAACGGAAAGCCAATTCCCTATCACCTGATTGATATTTGCGATGCAGGGGAGAAGTATAACGTATTCGAGTTTCAGCACGACTTTGCCGAAGCATTTTCCCAAATCAAAGAAAAGGGTAAATTGCCTATCCTGTGCGGAGGTACCGGCATGTATATCGAGTCGGTGTTGAAGGGATATAAATTGCTGGCCGTACCTGAGAATACCGAATTGCGCGAACGCTTGAGCGGGCATTCTTTGGAGCAACTCACCGAAATGCTGAAGCAATATAAGGACCTTCACAACACTACCGATGTAGATACGGTGAAACGTGCCATCCGTGCCATCGAGATCGAAGAATATTACCTTAATCAGGCTCCCGATGTGAATGAATTTGCACCGATCAATAGCCTGATTATCGGTGTGGATATAGAACGCGAGGCTCGTCGGGAAAAGATCTCCCGTCGCCTGAAAAGCCGTCTCGATGCCGGGATGGTCGATGAGGTGAAGCGACTGCTTGATTCAGGTATTTCTGCCGAAGACCTGATTTACTACGGCCTCGAATACAAATACCTGACGCTTTATGCAACCGGGCAAATCTCATTCGATGAAATGTTTTCCCAGCTTGAAATCGCCATCCATCAGTTTGCCAAACGGCAAATGACCTGGTTCAGGGGCATGGAACGCCGCGGATTCTCCATTCATTGGCTCGATGCCTTTATGCCGATGGAGGAGAAGATTGAGCGGGTGAAGGGACTCCTTGGAAGGGATTGA
- a CDS encoding 4Fe-4S binding protein produces the protein MKTLKHIRRLLAILFFLPILLFFIDFTGLLPLFLHKLLQMQWIPALMSVQVGVVGFLLVLSLLFGRLYCSVICPLGVFQDIAAWKSRWFKKKGRRYRFDYRKPNNILRYSLLALTVIVFLLGSSAVVVWLDPYSIFGRIITQLLRPLFIWANNGFSALFIKKGIYVIYGVSQNAFVVIPFIITSVFFVIVAVMSWFRGRLYCNTVCPVGTFLGLLSKLSLFKIEIEKSSCTQCSACEKRCKSQCIDSMAMTVDETRCVSCFNCLSVCKKGGVKYAFRYGKKQEAAPVSEINSSRRTFMLTSGAVVAALATAKAETLTGKKDEILSRKPIMPPGAGHLEHFNTKCTGCQLCVSKCPMHVLKPAALEYGISGIMQPRLAFSTHVYCNQDCTICSEVCPTGALTKLTVEEKRVTQMGIARFRKHKCVVYTDEKDCGACSEHCPTQAVHMIPYKNGLTIPQVTPDLCIGCGGCESICPVRPYQAIYVEGNSVQVKAKKPKDAQKFEKKIDNFGF, from the coding sequence ATGAAAACCCTTAAACACATTCGACGATTACTGGCAATTCTTTTCTTCCTGCCGATTCTGCTTTTTTTTATTGATTTCACGGGGTTACTGCCCCTTTTCCTGCATAAATTGCTGCAAATGCAATGGATTCCCGCGCTGATGTCTGTCCAGGTGGGAGTGGTGGGTTTCCTTCTGGTCTTAAGCCTGCTGTTCGGGCGCTTGTATTGCTCGGTGATTTGCCCCTTGGGCGTTTTTCAGGACATTGCAGCCTGGAAGTCGCGTTGGTTTAAGAAAAAGGGGAGACGTTACCGCTTTGACTACCGTAAACCGAATAATATTCTGCGTTACAGCCTGCTTGCGCTGACCGTGATTGTTTTTTTGCTGGGCAGTAGCGCGGTGGTGGTGTGGCTCGACCCGTATAGTATCTTCGGCCGCATCATTACGCAACTCCTTCGCCCGCTTTTTATATGGGCAAATAACGGCTTCTCGGCATTGTTCATCAAAAAAGGTATTTATGTGATTTACGGCGTGTCTCAAAACGCCTTTGTGGTGATACCGTTTATTATTACTTCGGTCTTTTTTGTGATAGTGGCAGTCATGTCGTGGTTTCGGGGGCGGTTGTATTGCAATACGGTTTGTCCGGTGGGGACTTTCCTCGGACTATTATCCAAACTCTCATTGTTTAAAATTGAAATCGAGAAATCCTCCTGCACCCAATGCAGTGCCTGCGAAAAGCGCTGCAAATCCCAGTGCATCGATTCGATGGCAATGACGGTGGACGAGACACGCTGTGTGAGTTGCTTCAACTGTCTCTCCGTTTGCAAAAAAGGAGGTGTCAAATACGCATTTCGCTATGGTAAAAAGCAGGAGGCAGCTCCCGTTTCGGAAATCAACAGTAGCCGTCGCACCTTTATGCTGACCTCCGGAGCCGTGGTAGCAGCCCTTGCGACCGCCAAAGCCGAGACCCTCACCGGTAAAAAGGACGAAATCCTCTCCCGCAAACCCATTATGCCTCCGGGAGCCGGCCATCTTGAGCATTTCAATACCAAATGCACCGGCTGTCAGCTCTGTGTGAGCAAATGCCCTATGCATGTACTGAAACCGGCTGCCCTTGAATACGGTATCAGTGGGATTATGCAGCCGCGACTTGCCTTTTCCACGCACGTATATTGTAATCAGGATTGTACAATATGTTCTGAGGTTTGTCCGACCGGTGCATTGACGAAGCTGACAGTAGAGGAAAAGCGCGTCACGCAGATGGGGATTGCCCGTTTCCGTAAACACAAGTGTGTGGTCTATACCGATGAGAAAGATTGCGGCGCTTGTTCGGAACATTGCCCGACGCAAGCCGTTCACATGATTCCCTACAAAAACGGGTTGACTATCCCGCAGGTGACTCCCGACCTCTGTATTGGTTGCGGCGGATGCGAATCAATCTGTCCGGTTCGCCCTTACCAGGCCATCTATGTGGAGGGAAACAGCGTGCAGGTGAAGGCTAAAAAGCCGAAAGATGCACAAAAGTTTGAGAAAAAGATAGACAATTTCGGGTTCTAA
- a CDS encoding DUF362 domain-containing protein, whose product MKRRDFFKTAALAGIATLFSPKSLANVVTENELTVASSPDLVAVMGGEPEVMLIRALKELGGIQKFVKKGQKVVIKPNIGWDRTPQMAANTNPQLVGALVKQCLAAGAKQVLVFDHTCDNWQKCYEASGIEAAVKAAGGKIIPGNDESMYREADLPHGVNLKKIKVHEAILDCDVWFNVPVLKHHGGPKMSISMKNMMGIVWDRGYWHRNDLHQCIADCATFHKKPVLNIVDAYRAMKSNGPQGKSESDAVMMKSLLVSHDFVAVDTAAIKMFNQIRETNLADVRYVALAEQLKVGTQHLEKLNVKRIKL is encoded by the coding sequence ATGAAACGAAGAGATTTTTTCAAGACGGCTGCTCTGGCAGGAATCGCGACCCTGTTTAGTCCGAAATCGTTGGCTAACGTGGTGACCGAAAACGAACTGACCGTGGCTTCATCCCCCGACCTGGTGGCGGTGATGGGCGGCGAACCCGAAGTGATGCTTATCCGGGCGCTCAAGGAATTGGGCGGAATACAGAAGTTTGTAAAGAAGGGCCAGAAGGTGGTGATTAAGCCCAATATCGGTTGGGATCGTACTCCGCAGATGGCCGCCAATACCAATCCGCAACTGGTGGGTGCGTTGGTGAAACAGTGTCTGGCAGCGGGAGCGAAGCAGGTGCTGGTGTTTGATCATACGTGCGACAACTGGCAGAAGTGCTACGAGGCCAGCGGTATCGAGGCTGCGGTGAAGGCTGCGGGTGGTAAGATTATCCCCGGCAACGATGAGTCGATGTATCGCGAGGCGGATTTGCCGCATGGCGTGAATCTGAAAAAGATTAAAGTGCATGAAGCCATTCTTGATTGCGACGTGTGGTTTAATGTGCCGGTGCTCAAGCATCACGGCGGGCCAAAGATGTCTATCTCCATGAAAAATATGATGGGTATCGTGTGGGACCGCGGATACTGGCATCGCAATGACCTTCACCAGTGCATCGCCGACTGTGCTACTTTCCACAAGAAACCGGTGCTGAACATCGTGGACGCTTACCGCGCGATGAAATCCAACGGTCCGCAAGGCAAGTCGGAATCCGATGCGGTGATGATGAAATCGCTGCTCGTGTCGCACGATTTCGTGGCTGTGGATACAGCGGCCATCAAGATGTTTAACCAGATTCGCGAGACCAATTTGGCGGATGTGCGCTACGTTGCTCTGGCCGAACAACTCAAAGTGGGTACGCAACATCTGGAGAAATTAAATGTAAAACGGATTAAACTATAA
- a CDS encoding YCF48-related protein — MIKNYLLSIVLACSIAFTMQGQTMETATYSLECSGSIQLKPSLSWTKLSSGTTKSLKQILFINKDIGFAIGDSGLILKTTNSGNSWIKKDTLHYDPSCLKSIFFVNKDTGYIVGTENIRKTTDGGETWKHISGLSGNSIWMTSANTGFVGTNNGLYNITDNGDTLNVGQISSTSITINSVYFSSPTNGYAVGANGMFYKTTNGGTSWAHKTCNVTNNLRAVYFTDANNGYITGESGIFLKTSNGGNSWTSKTFSDLTTGYSIYFTSQDTGYIVSSKGYRYKTTDKGENWVIKSIGLPDSTNLQSITFTDPKTGYIVTDRGAIYKFDGNGTYSWSSLLPTDNLYLSATNIENPIASPTQTITYKLTFTNRQNITTKYGIKVIVNQLSVNAGADQTTQCGGTAQLGVTANYSGGGTFKYKWTPSTGLSNDTIANPVASVTTNTTYTVTVSNSKGCTSSDQVQVNLTPISSPTLGIVTANSSNNNVIAWNRPSSTTIDSICVYKETNVTNVYKKIGSVAYSAPNQFVDSLSNTSVQSNKYRISLKDHCGFESAQSDPHKSMHLAINQGVNGSWNLIWEAYSGFTVSTYNIYRGTNAQNVALINSTSGSNTQFTDLTAPSGNVYYQIEVISPYSIFVDKQATAQSASLLKSATASTYPALYYSSRSNVATNNTAGIATTTSGDLLSIYPNPAKDNIRISTNSQNGDEAIINIYNTTGSLVKSDILGLPDQSYDISSLSNGIYILELKSGNITYKKRLIVNK; from the coding sequence ATGATAAAGAATTACTTATTAAGCATTGTGTTGGCTTGTAGCATAGCCTTTACGATGCAAGGGCAAACAATGGAAACTGCAACTTACTCTCTTGAATGTTCAGGTTCTATTCAATTAAAGCCATCTCTTAGCTGGACAAAATTATCAAGTGGAACGACCAAAAGTCTGAAGCAGATTCTATTTATAAATAAAGATATCGGTTTCGCTATTGGCGACTCTGGACTGATTCTTAAAACAACAAATTCAGGTAATTCATGGATAAAAAAAGACACATTACACTATGACCCTTCATGCCTGAAATCAATCTTCTTTGTAAACAAAGATACGGGCTATATCGTCGGAACTGAAAATATCAGGAAAACTACCGATGGAGGAGAAACCTGGAAACATATTTCAGGCTTATCTGGAAATTCAATTTGGATGACTTCGGCCAACACCGGATTTGTGGGTACAAATAATGGTTTGTATAATATAACAGACAATGGCGACACATTGAATGTGGGCCAAATAAGCAGCACCTCCATCACTATCAATTCCGTTTATTTTAGTTCCCCAACTAATGGATACGCAGTTGGAGCAAATGGGATGTTTTATAAAACAACCAATGGTGGTACTAGCTGGGCCCATAAAACATGCAATGTTACTAACAACTTAAGAGCTGTTTATTTCACCGATGCAAATAACGGATACATCACCGGAGAGTCTGGCATATTTTTAAAAACATCAAATGGCGGTAATAGCTGGACATCAAAAACATTTTCCGATTTAACTACCGGATATTCCATATATTTCACTTCACAAGATACTGGATATATAGTATCCTCAAAAGGGTACCGCTATAAGACAACAGACAAAGGAGAGAATTGGGTTATTAAAAGTATTGGACTCCCTGATAGCACCAATCTTCAGTCTATAACATTTACAGATCCTAAAACAGGGTACATCGTTACTGATAGAGGAGCGATTTACAAATTTGATGGCAATGGTACTTATTCATGGTCTTCATTATTACCGACAGATAACCTTTATCTCAGTGCCACTAACATTGAAAACCCTATTGCATCCCCTACTCAAACCATAACCTACAAGCTTACTTTTACCAATAGGCAAAATATTACAACAAAATACGGCATCAAGGTAATTGTCAATCAGCTAAGCGTAAATGCCGGCGCCGACCAGACTACCCAATGTGGAGGAACGGCTCAATTAGGTGTAACCGCCAACTACTCAGGAGGTGGAACATTTAAGTACAAATGGACCCCATCTACCGGACTTAGCAATGACACTATCGCCAATCCGGTTGCCTCTGTTACAACCAACACCACCTACACAGTCACCGTGTCAAACTCTAAAGGCTGCACCTCCAGCGATCAGGTACAAGTCAACTTAACACCAATAAGCAGCCCAACACTGGGAATTGTAACCGCAAACAGCTCAAATAACAACGTCATCGCCTGGAACAGGCCATCATCAACTACTATCGACTCTATCTGCGTTTACAAGGAAACGAACGTGACCAATGTTTATAAAAAAATCGGCTCGGTAGCCTATTCCGCACCAAACCAGTTCGTGGATTCACTTTCAAACACCAGTGTTCAATCAAACAAATACCGGATTTCGCTGAAAGACCACTGCGGTTTTGAATCAGCTCAAAGTGATCCGCACAAATCCATGCACCTCGCCATCAACCAGGGCGTGAATGGCTCGTGGAACCTGATCTGGGAAGCATACTCGGGATTCACCGTTTCAACCTATAACATTTACAGAGGAACAAACGCACAAAATGTCGCCCTGATCAATTCGACTTCAGGAAGCAATACACAGTTTACCGACCTGACCGCTCCGTCCGGCAATGTCTATTATCAGATTGAGGTAATCAGCCCCTACTCTATCTTTGTCGATAAGCAAGCAACCGCACAAAGCGCAAGCCTCTTAAAATCGGCAACAGCCAGCACTTACCCTGCGCTTTATTACTCCTCTCGCTCAAATGTTGCGACAAACAACACTGCCGGAATCGCAACAACCACATCTGGCGACCTACTCTCGATTTACCCTAATCCGGCAAAAGACAACATCCGGATATCGACAAATAGCCAGAATGGAGATGAAGCAATCATAAACATCTACAATACGACAGGCTCTCTGGTTAAATCGGATATCCTGGGTCTGCCTGATCAATCTTACGACATCAGCAGTCTGAGCAACGGCATCTATATCCTGGAACTCAAATCCGGAAATATCACCTATAAGAAACGACTAATCGTCAATAAATAA